In a genomic window of Phycisphaerae bacterium:
- a CDS encoding TolC family protein, giving the protein MSRHIGWCIPILVLFSTSCARIEHEAELRQAAGGVKRATGLQPTWPEDEGPVRALQLDDSHVVSLDTALELALVNNRALRADLNVIGQAKADLVQAGLLTNPVLSIMLRFPSGGGRSMFDFGVAKDFADLWLIPSKKRAAQAMLRQRILSITDTTIALVNDVRNAYYSLQYLALALDLQRQNQQLIREALEIAQVLLQAGQNTQLDVNLLHSRYLETELEVLQLRSDYHTTQSTLLRLMGQALAPQEWSPTPLMLAAPWTPLATDETPFIDAALEQRLDIAAAHWERESAFADYQQQLLKFLPSLAIGVAGERTAGRALPERKIIADTIKASILNGAPTVPEFESPSQRRYARSQEIKFLLGPSFEVPLPIFDQNQAQVAKAQYRARELQQRYEELEQRVMEGVRTAVTLRRLAEDRARTYRDELLPLRTTNLRLAETEYQSGRESILTVLLAQEELIRTQLGYAAAVRDLAISAANLERQLAGRLPEPAVEAPASQPTTSPSVETRES; this is encoded by the coding sequence ATGTCGAGACACATTGGCTGGTGCATCCCGATCCTGGTTCTGTTTTCGACCTCCTGTGCGCGCATCGAGCACGAAGCCGAGCTGCGGCAGGCTGCAGGCGGCGTGAAGCGCGCCACCGGCCTGCAGCCGACGTGGCCGGAGGACGAGGGCCCGGTGCGCGCGCTGCAGTTGGACGACTCGCACGTGGTGTCTCTCGACACCGCGCTCGAGCTGGCGCTCGTCAACAACCGCGCCCTGCGCGCCGACCTGAACGTCATCGGCCAGGCGAAGGCCGATCTCGTCCAGGCCGGCCTGCTGACCAACCCCGTGCTCTCGATCATGCTCCGCTTTCCCTCCGGCGGCGGGCGCAGCATGTTCGACTTCGGCGTGGCCAAGGATTTCGCCGACCTGTGGCTGATCCCGAGCAAGAAGCGCGCCGCCCAGGCCATGCTCCGGCAGCGCATCCTCTCCATCACCGACACGACGATCGCGCTCGTCAACGACGTGCGCAACGCCTACTACAGCCTCCAGTACCTGGCGCTCGCGCTTGACCTCCAGCGGCAAAATCAGCAACTAATCCGCGAGGCACTCGAAATCGCGCAGGTGCTCCTGCAGGCCGGGCAGAACACGCAACTCGACGTGAACCTGCTGCACAGCCGCTATCTCGAAACGGAATTGGAGGTGCTGCAGCTCCGCAGCGATTACCACACCACGCAATCGACCCTGCTGCGGCTCATGGGCCAGGCGCTCGCCCCGCAGGAGTGGAGCCCGACACCGCTGATGCTCGCAGCGCCGTGGACGCCGCTCGCGACGGATGAAACGCCGTTCATCGATGCAGCGCTGGAGCAGCGGCTCGATATCGCCGCCGCCCACTGGGAACGCGAGTCGGCCTTTGCGGACTACCAGCAGCAATTGCTGAAGTTCCTGCCGAGTCTGGCGATCGGCGTGGCGGGTGAGCGCACCGCCGGCCGGGCGCTGCCCGAACGCAAGATCATCGCCGACACCATCAAAGCGTCGATCCTCAACGGCGCGCCAACCGTGCCCGAGTTCGAGAGCCCGAGCCAACGCCGCTACGCCCGCAGCCAGGAAATCAAATTCCTGCTGGGGCCGTCGTTCGAAGTACCGCTGCCGATCTTTGACCAGAACCAGGCACAGGTGGCCAAGGCCCAGTACCGTGCGCGCGAATTGCAGCAACGCTACGAGGAGCTGGAGCAGCGGGTCATGGAAGGCGTCCGCACGGCGGTGACACTCCGCCGGCTGGCGGAAGACCGGGCGCGGACATACCGCGACGAGCTCCTGCCGCTCCGCACGACAAACCTGCGGCTCGCCGAGACTGAGTACCAGTCCGGCCGCGAGTCGATCCTGACGGTCTTGCTGGCACAGGAAGAACTGATCCGCACGCAACTGGGCTATGCCGCCGCGGTGCGCGACCTGGCGATCAGTGCGGCGAATCTCGAACGGCAACTGGCGGGCCGGCTGCCGGAGCCGGCGGTGGAGGCGCCGGCCTCACAGCCCACGACGTCGCCCAGCGTGGAAACACGGGAGTCATGA
- a CDS encoding efflux RND transporter periplasmic adaptor subunit codes for MPDDAGPPKAAAQPSRLRRAWWLLELVQVRLRFIFLMAIVGLVVGYWENITNHVDRWLRPAQAPDLVAAAEVEYFCPMHPAVIRAEPGSCPICGMPLSKRPKGEHVPLPEGVLARTQLTPLKVRMGRIASTPVEYRLLSREIRTVGVVDYDETRRAFIAARIKGRIDKLLVNYVGQYVNAGDPLVWLYSPELLTAQQELLLAQRRLATTSGPSEFAEATGQSLLEAARQKLLLWGITAEQIDALLKRGEPETHLTIYSPIAGFVTAKNVLEGHYVNEGDDLYTIADLSSVWMQVKVFEDESAGVAVGTAVEVRCTAYPQELFAGRITFIAYEVDPATRTVAARVEIANPDFKLKPGMYAEAYIRVPVGTVTALPPPTDSAPASGAVTTDTSPEGAALRAYLALTTGYVHDRIEQESLGELQKQALALAKGPPGPAATVAAALAEAVAKLPGKDIAAQRDLLRDVSKELIRLLRISPPAEPLYIAYCPMVKADWVQEGRTVNNPYMGQEMPRCGMVTDTLKPRPGIDQERFATGYFCPITPDRLYDEPALCPVDKFPFKFVQLEKVLAVPQAAVINTGTRHIVYRETEPGVFDMLQVELGPRAGEFYPVVSGLKAGERIATDGAFLVDAENRLNPAAAAQYFGASGRPPTEPKGSGGHQH; via the coding sequence ATGCCAGACGATGCGGGACCGCCGAAGGCTGCCGCGCAGCCATCGCGGCTGCGACGGGCCTGGTGGCTGCTGGAACTCGTGCAGGTCCGCCTGCGCTTCATCTTCCTGATGGCAATCGTCGGGCTGGTCGTGGGCTATTGGGAGAACATTACGAACCACGTGGACCGCTGGCTGCGCCCCGCGCAGGCCCCGGACCTGGTTGCTGCCGCGGAGGTCGAGTACTTCTGCCCCATGCACCCCGCCGTCATCCGGGCCGAGCCGGGGAGCTGCCCGATCTGCGGGATGCCGCTCTCGAAGCGCCCGAAGGGCGAGCACGTGCCGCTGCCGGAGGGCGTGCTGGCCCGCACGCAGCTTACGCCGCTGAAGGTCCGCATGGGTCGGATCGCCAGCACGCCGGTCGAGTACCGGCTGCTGAGCCGCGAGATTCGCACGGTCGGCGTCGTCGATTATGACGAGACGCGCCGGGCCTTCATCGCGGCGCGGATCAAGGGGCGCATCGACAAGCTGCTGGTGAACTACGTCGGGCAGTACGTCAATGCCGGCGACCCGCTCGTGTGGCTGTACAGCCCGGAACTGCTGACGGCTCAACAGGAGCTGCTCTTGGCGCAACGCCGGCTCGCAACGACCAGCGGACCGAGCGAATTCGCCGAGGCGACGGGTCAATCGCTGCTCGAGGCCGCGCGGCAGAAGCTGCTCCTGTGGGGCATCACGGCGGAACAGATCGACGCACTCCTCAAGCGCGGCGAACCTGAGACGCACCTGACGATTTACTCGCCGATCGCGGGCTTCGTAACCGCGAAGAACGTGCTTGAAGGGCACTACGTCAATGAGGGCGACGACCTCTATACGATCGCCGACTTGAGCAGCGTGTGGATGCAGGTCAAGGTCTTCGAGGACGAGAGCGCCGGCGTGGCCGTCGGCACGGCCGTCGAAGTGCGCTGCACGGCGTATCCCCAGGAGCTTTTCGCCGGCCGAATCACGTTCATCGCGTACGAGGTTGATCCAGCGACGCGCACGGTCGCCGCCCGTGTCGAAATCGCCAACCCCGACTTTAAGCTCAAGCCCGGCATGTACGCTGAGGCGTACATCCGCGTGCCGGTCGGAACAGTCACCGCGCTGCCGCCACCGACCGACAGCGCACCGGCGAGCGGCGCGGTCACTACCGACACCAGTCCGGAAGGTGCAGCGCTCCGCGCCTATCTCGCTTTGACCACGGGCTACGTCCACGACCGCATTGAGCAGGAATCACTTGGTGAGCTGCAAAAGCAGGCCCTGGCGCTGGCCAAGGGGCCTCCCGGTCCAGCGGCCACGGTTGCCGCCGCCCTCGCCGAGGCCGTCGCCAAATTGCCGGGCAAGGACATCGCTGCGCAGCGCGACCTGCTCCGCGACGTCAGCAAGGAGCTGATCCGCCTGTTGCGCATCAGCCCGCCCGCCGAGCCCCTGTACATCGCCTACTGCCCGATGGTGAAAGCGGATTGGGTGCAGGAGGGCCGGACGGTCAACAACCCGTACATGGGACAGGAAATGCCGCGCTGTGGAATGGTCACCGATACGCTCAAGCCGCGGCCCGGCATTGACCAGGAACGCTTCGCGACCGGGTATTTCTGCCCGATCACGCCGGACCGGCTGTATGACGAGCCGGCCCTGTGCCCGGTGGACAAGTTTCCGTTCAAGTTCGTGCAGCTCGAGAAGGTGCTCGCGGTGCCCCAGGCCGCGGTGATCAACACGGGCACGCGTCACATCGTCTACCGCGAGACGGAGCCGGGCGTGTTCGACATGCTCCAGGTCGAGCTGGGCCCGCGGGCCGGCGAGTTCTACCCGGTCGTGTCCGGCCTGAAGGCGGGCGAGCGGATCGCGACCGATGGCGCGTTCCTGGTGGACGCCGAGAACCGCCTGAATCCCGCGGCGGCGGCGCAGTATTTCGGCGCGAGCGGCAGGCCGCCGACGGAACCCAAGGGCAGCGGCGGCCACCAGCACTAG